Genomic window (Acidobacteriaceae bacterium):
TGATTGCGGCTTACCCTGCCACGTCGATCCTGATGGCGATTAACCTCCTGGTCTTCGCGGCGATGTTTCGCTGGAGCCCGATCATCCCTCTCTGGAAGGCGCATCAGTTCGGCTCAATTCTGACCGCTCAGTTTGACGGCAACGTCTTGTACTACTTCGGCGGATGCGATGACTGGGTGGCCATCGGCGGCGGCCAGTGGTGGCGGCTGGTCACGGCCTGCTTTGTCCACGCCAGCATCCTGCACATCGCTACCAACCTGTGGTGCCTCTGGAACCTCGGCTTGTTCGGCGAGCCGCTGCTTGGCCGGTGGGGCCTCGCCTGGGTTTACCTTCTCACCGGCGTCACCGGGAATCTGCTGTCCGCTGCGGCGAGCATCATCACGCGCACCGACGCGATCGCCGTGGGCGCATCCGGCGCGATCTTCGGCATTGCCGGCATCCTGATTGTTCTGCTCTCGAACCGCAAGCTCAACCTCCCCTGGGAAGAGCTGAAGAACCTCCGGCGGCAGGTCATCCTGTTTGCGGTGATTAACCTGGCGCTGGGCATTGCGCCGCAGTTCTCGCCCTCCCTGACTGCGGCCGAGTGGGCCAAGCTGCACGTGAACCCCGGCAACATTCCGCACATCGACAACTCAGCCCACCTCGGTGGCCTGCTGAGCGGGCTGGCGCTGGGAGTTCCGCTGCTGCCGAAGATGACCACCGGTAAAGCCAGCTATCGTGCCCGGCAGCGGGCTACGTTCGCGGCTGCGGCGCTGATCCTGTCGCTGGTCGGATATGCCCTGTCCAGGTACGCGAGAGGCTGAAAAGGCCAAAAATTGAGCCCTCAAAAGTGCGCAAATACGCACTTTTTATACGTGTAAATGCCTCAAAATTGAATCATCGTCCCGCGACTATTCCACGAAGAATCAAAGACTTACTCAAAGCTCGTGGACACCGTAGCGGCGAATTTGCGGACCATGGCCAGCAGGAGCCGGCGGTCGCTTTCGGTGAGATTTGCAGCATAGCGCTGCACCTGCGTGAGGAAACGAATCTCGTCCTCGCTCAACGAAAACCCCGGGACGTCGCGAACTGGATCTTCAGAAAAGAAATGACTTAGAGATATGTCCAGGGCGGCTGCGATCTTTTGCAACGTCTCCAGCGAGGGCACCGTATGACCGTTTTCCACACGCGAAAGGTAGCAGCGAAGCAGGCCCGTGCGCTTCTCAATATCACCTTGGGACAGCCCTTTTTGCAGACGGAACCCGCGAATGGTCACCCCAATATTAATCGGCTCAGGAACCGTAAAAGCCGCAGTTTCAGAGAGCGGCAGAGCTGTGTGCATGTTTGCCATTAGCCGTAAAGTAACCACCGAAGGTAGTGGTGGCAAGGGGAATCTTCTATATCTTTCTTTGACTGTACCAATTCGGATTCGTTAGGTTTGTGAGTCGTTGATATCAGGGAACCTAGCTAACCCATGTACATTCCGCCGTTGACGTCGAGCGTGTGACCGGTGATATAGGCCGCGGCGTCGGAGGCGAGGAAGGTGACGGCGGAGGCGATGTCGTCCACCGTACCGTAGCGGCCGAGCGGGACCTGCGCGAGGATTCCCGAGCGCTGGTCGTCGGTGAGGGCGTCGGTCATGGCGGTGGAGATGAAGCCGGGGGCGACGGCGTTGACGGTGATGTTGCGGGAGGCGAACTCGCGGGCGAGGGACTTGGTAAGGCCGATGAGGCCGGCTTTGGACGCGGCGTAGTTGACCTGGCCGGCGGCGCCGGTCTCGCCGACGACGGACGTGATGTTGATCACGCGGCCCCAGCGGGCTTTCATCATGCTGCTGATGACAGCCTGGGTGAGGAGGAAGCTACCGGTGAGGTTGGCGCGGAGGATGTCATCGAAGTCTGCGAGCTTCATGCGAAGGGCGAGGCCGTCGCGGGTGATGCCGGCGTTGTTGACGAGGATGTGGCAGGCGCCGAGGTCGGCAAGGACGGCTTTGGCGCAGGACTTGATGGAGTCCTCGGAGGTGACGTCGAGGGCGAAGGCTTTGGCGGTGCCTCCGGTGGAGGTGATTTCAGAGGCCAGCGATTCCAGTTTGTCTGTGCTCCGCGCCGCGACAGCTACCGTGGCGCCATGTTTCGCGAGATCGAGGGCGATGGCGCGACCGATGCCCTGGGAGGCTCCGGTGACGAGCGCGACTTTGCCGGTGAGGTCAGTGGCCATGAGTTCTCCTGCAGTGATGTCCTTCGGTATTAGAGCATTGTCGCAATCATTCGAAGGTATGCAATGAGCTTACCGCCGGAGATGTGCGATGGCCCTATTCCGGCAGGACCTCGAAGAAGAGCGATCGCCACACTGC
Coding sequences:
- a CDS encoding helix-turn-helix transcriptional regulator; amino-acid sequence: MHTALPLSETAAFTVPEPINIGVTIRGFRLQKGLSQGDIEKRTGLLRCYLSRVENGHTVPSLETLQKIAAALDISLSHFFSEDPVRDVPGFSLSEDEIRFLTQVQRYAANLTESDRRLLLAMVRKFAATVSTSFE
- a CDS encoding rhomboid family intramembrane serine protease, producing the protein MSSNPQNPDVVYAQGHAHEPASAVAARAGEVTRGGGPQVRKRPWPSLIAAYPATSILMAINLLVFAAMFRWSPIIPLWKAHQFGSILTAQFDGNVLYYFGGCDDWVAIGGGQWWRLVTACFVHASILHIATNLWCLWNLGLFGEPLLGRWGLAWVYLLTGVTGNLLSAAASIITRTDAIAVGASGAIFGIAGILIVLLSNRKLNLPWEELKNLRRQVILFAVINLALGIAPQFSPSLTAAEWAKLHVNPGNIPHIDNSAHLGGLLSGLALGVPLLPKMTTGKASYRARQRATFAAAALILSLVGYALSRYARG
- the fabG gene encoding 3-oxoacyl-[acyl-carrier-protein] reductase; amino-acid sequence: MATDLTGKVALVTGASQGIGRAIALDLAKHGATVAVAARSTDKLESLASEITSTGGTAKAFALDVTSEDSIKSCAKAVLADLGACHILVNNAGITRDGLALRMKLADFDDILRANLTGSFLLTQAVISSMMKARWGRVINITSVVGETGAAGQVNYAASKAGLIGLTKSLAREFASRNITVNAVAPGFISTAMTDALTDDQRSGILAQVPLGRYGTVDDIASAVTFLASDAAAYITGHTLDVNGGMYMG